One segment of Streptomyces sp. YIM 121038 DNA contains the following:
- the mobF gene encoding MobF family relaxase — MIGPSDGQVEYRLTGGHGCGKATTVDAAPLVAAIEARAEETGTTVPALLGSTEAKKAFYRARTQLRNSKNARFTGFDAVEVAAAAGLEAHELYGENVLPAPAADGQVDYHLDASERPLMWIGGGLSEFGITPGSVLDPAQFPAARRLTRGEDPYSGKTLVEPKLAIAPTAKLPAAPLVRAIRRSAAERGVKPEALLNSKTKKAEFGRMERQLTRFGEAHRVPASTLLKLAGAVGVEAAELYGEEALEKALAAESGGHLDARVLLRAVEDKARQAGQQPADLFTAEKMKRRYAQTEVEGGRRLRDLPMAVREAVAMAKAAGLAPDQVWDAEEIKAAMREGRVEVGNRAADVTLDLPKSQSVFLAYAPDEMAAEIESIFTSAGRESIQALEDWTAYAMRGRHGDGEEADTIKTSGFSGWMMIHRAARPVGGAPYGDPHFHLHFTLANMVKATDGKWSTVAAGGRDLHRHARATQSLMNARVRRELADRYGIRFRREERTGAWEIAAIPEATIRLFSKRDSQVRQMLTKLGLDYDSATLRERTAASAVSKSAKNGEAAGVADDVLRGYWQAEGQAAGDDPEAIATGAIHNDGQEPNPDLDELCGIVFDPKTGLTSHSKEFTHAAAIAAVLDALPYGIGTAAEAERLTKSVLRHAGYAVELNPKGAQHYAHAARYTTADVVAAETLIVSETTRRLGEQTAVVSGDTVAMTLSTVEAQHGGDFAFSTEQRAVLERLLTAGHGIDAVVGVAGAGKTTIMDAARQAWEAQGLVIAGASTAAVAAANLKAEAGITSRTVASWLTGIRKGRRGLIGVDVLVVDEAAMCDDRDVAELLAHAAKTGTKVVGIGDPKQLHSPGVGGHFAAVHHLVGGLELTENFRQKDPVERRALQFWRDNQRVESLRTFAGTGRVHALANKDETLAAMLTVWADKRAAHSDDHTAVQQLLMLAATNEVVEELNLGARALRKANGDLDGPEHTYALAGGKELTLSVGEQVLLRTNDYRGKRSRGEHEDVLNGYRGIVRAVDDERRVLIEWREKTPDGHKDHTEWVDTDYIAQGGLSLGYAITGHKSQGLSVQEALVYGPGAQANALYTMMSRDKKESHLFLPLSTYETDADRARAGEPETEQEQLDRAVAGLIREIENGTEEGMILTELPQNAVPAHIREAVADLPIPRAPGSAEPQYDEVPETVTEPADRGTRTTPNRPAEPAPQTPTPRSDRQYAHLSNEALRDAVRKAATATRTTRAAAEKAEAKADRAEQQAAAGTGPNVLALHRRDQDLTHRAEAIHEVRTLTNTITQHTQVQRGTDERLHQLEQQLTATSRFGRPALRGDDRARAEAERDTLHQHRADGVRELEALHAGLREVSAIAGPVEEHDDVLTETATLKRDKTALLRRAHEQDNKAAKSLRTEATKARSTARGAAHREAGLRAEHSRRVQPGAQASPETEETPRPSRAPQAKSPYANRNAMDFVQPSPPPDSAQDAPPA; from the coding sequence ATGATCGGCCCGTCTGACGGACAGGTCGAGTACCGCCTGACCGGAGGCCACGGCTGCGGCAAGGCCACCACCGTCGATGCGGCCCCGCTCGTTGCCGCCATCGAGGCCAGGGCCGAAGAAACCGGGACCACCGTTCCCGCGCTGCTCGGCTCCACCGAGGCGAAGAAGGCGTTCTACCGCGCCCGCACCCAGCTGCGGAACTCCAAGAACGCCCGGTTCACCGGGTTCGACGCCGTCGAAGTCGCGGCAGCAGCAGGGCTGGAGGCCCACGAGCTGTACGGGGAGAACGTCCTTCCCGCCCCGGCCGCCGACGGCCAGGTTGACTACCACCTGGACGCCAGCGAGCGCCCCCTGATGTGGATCGGAGGCGGCCTCAGCGAGTTCGGCATTACCCCCGGCAGCGTGCTCGACCCGGCCCAGTTCCCGGCCGCCCGCCGCCTCACGCGCGGCGAGGACCCGTACTCCGGCAAGACGCTCGTGGAACCGAAGCTCGCCATCGCGCCCACGGCCAAACTGCCCGCCGCCCCTCTCGTCCGGGCCATCCGCCGAAGCGCCGCCGAGCGCGGCGTGAAGCCGGAGGCGCTGCTCAACTCGAAGACCAAGAAGGCCGAGTTCGGGCGCATGGAAAGGCAGCTCACCCGGTTCGGCGAAGCTCACCGTGTCCCCGCGTCCACCCTCCTCAAGTTGGCCGGCGCCGTTGGCGTCGAAGCCGCCGAGCTGTACGGCGAAGAGGCTCTGGAGAAGGCGCTCGCTGCCGAGTCCGGTGGGCACCTCGATGCCCGCGTGCTTCTGCGCGCGGTCGAGGACAAGGCCCGCCAGGCCGGACAGCAACCCGCCGACCTGTTCACCGCAGAGAAGATGAAACGGCGCTACGCACAGACCGAGGTCGAGGGCGGCCGACGTCTGCGCGATCTTCCCATGGCCGTGCGCGAGGCGGTCGCCATGGCCAAGGCCGCCGGGCTCGCCCCCGATCAGGTGTGGGACGCCGAAGAGATCAAGGCCGCCATGCGGGAAGGCCGCGTCGAAGTCGGCAACCGCGCCGCGGACGTCACCTTGGACCTTCCCAAGTCGCAGTCTGTGTTCCTGGCCTACGCGCCGGACGAGATGGCCGCCGAGATCGAGTCCATTTTCACGTCCGCCGGCCGCGAGTCCATCCAGGCCCTGGAGGACTGGACCGCGTACGCGATGCGCGGCCGTCACGGCGACGGGGAGGAAGCCGACACGATCAAGACGAGCGGGTTCTCTGGGTGGATGATGATCCACCGCGCGGCCCGCCCCGTCGGCGGCGCCCCGTACGGTGACCCTCACTTTCACCTGCACTTCACGCTGGCCAACATGGTCAAGGCCACCGACGGCAAGTGGTCCACCGTGGCCGCAGGCGGCCGTGACCTGCACCGTCACGCCCGCGCCACGCAGTCCCTGATGAACGCCCGCGTCCGCCGCGAACTCGCCGACCGCTACGGCATCCGCTTCCGCCGCGAGGAGCGCACCGGGGCCTGGGAGATCGCCGCGATCCCCGAGGCCACTATCCGGTTGTTCAGTAAGCGCGACAGCCAGGTCCGCCAGATGCTCACCAAGCTGGGACTCGACTACGACAGCGCCACCCTGCGCGAGCGCACCGCCGCGTCCGCCGTCTCCAAGTCGGCCAAGAACGGCGAGGCCGCAGGCGTCGCGGACGATGTCCTACGCGGGTACTGGCAGGCCGAAGGCCAGGCGGCCGGGGACGACCCCGAAGCGATCGCCACCGGCGCCATCCACAACGACGGCCAGGAGCCGAACCCGGACCTGGACGAGCTGTGCGGCATCGTTTTCGACCCGAAGACCGGCCTCACCAGCCACTCCAAGGAGTTCACGCACGCCGCCGCCATCGCGGCCGTACTCGACGCCCTCCCGTACGGGATTGGCACCGCCGCCGAAGCCGAGCGGCTCACCAAGTCGGTACTCCGGCACGCCGGTTACGCGGTCGAGCTGAACCCCAAGGGCGCGCAGCACTACGCACACGCCGCCCGGTACACGACCGCGGACGTCGTCGCCGCAGAAACGCTGATCGTCTCCGAGACCACCCGCCGCCTTGGCGAACAGACGGCGGTCGTCAGCGGCGACACGGTCGCGATGACCCTGTCCACCGTCGAGGCCCAGCACGGCGGGGACTTCGCGTTTTCCACCGAACAGCGCGCCGTACTGGAACGGCTTCTCACCGCCGGACACGGTATTGACGCCGTTGTCGGCGTCGCAGGCGCGGGCAAGACGACCATCATGGACGCCGCCCGCCAGGCGTGGGAGGCCCAAGGACTCGTCATCGCGGGCGCGAGCACGGCGGCCGTCGCCGCCGCCAACCTCAAGGCGGAGGCCGGGATCACCTCCCGCACCGTCGCCTCCTGGCTCACGGGCATCCGCAAGGGCAGACGCGGGCTCATCGGTGTGGACGTTCTTGTCGTGGACGAAGCCGCCATGTGCGACGACCGCGACGTTGCCGAGCTCCTCGCGCACGCCGCGAAGACCGGCACGAAGGTCGTCGGCATCGGTGACCCGAAGCAGCTGCACTCGCCGGGCGTCGGCGGCCACTTCGCTGCCGTCCACCACCTGGTGGGCGGGCTGGAGCTGACGGAGAACTTCCGGCAGAAGGACCCTGTCGAACGCCGCGCACTCCAGTTCTGGCGCGACAACCAGCGCGTGGAATCGCTGCGGACCTTCGCCGGCACCGGCCGTGTCCACGCGCTCGCCAACAAGGACGAGACACTCGCCGCGATGCTCACCGTGTGGGCGGACAAGCGCGCCGCGCACAGTGACGACCACACCGCTGTACAGCAGCTCCTCATGCTGGCCGCCACCAACGAGGTCGTCGAGGAACTCAATCTCGGCGCCCGCGCGCTGCGCAAGGCGAACGGCGATCTCGACGGCCCGGAGCACACCTACGCACTCGCCGGGGGCAAGGAACTCACCCTGTCCGTCGGCGAGCAGGTCCTTCTTCGCACCAACGACTACCGGGGCAAGCGGAGCCGGGGCGAGCACGAAGACGTCCTCAACGGATACCGCGGAATCGTCCGCGCCGTGGACGACGAGCGCCGCGTCCTGATCGAGTGGCGCGAGAAGACCCCCGATGGCCACAAGGACCACACCGAGTGGGTCGATACCGACTACATCGCCCAGGGCGGCCTGAGCCTCGGATACGCGATCACCGGCCACAAGAGCCAGGGCCTCAGCGTCCAGGAAGCCCTGGTCTACGGCCCCGGCGCACAAGCCAACGCCCTCTACACGATGATGAGCCGCGACAAGAAGGAGAGCCACCTCTTCCTCCCGCTGTCCACCTACGAGACGGACGCCGACCGGGCCCGCGCGGGCGAGCCGGAAACCGAGCAGGAACAGCTTGACCGCGCCGTCGCCGGGCTCATCCGCGAGATCGAGAACGGGACCGAGGAGGGGATGATCCTCACCGAACTCCCGCAGAATGCCGTGCCCGCACACATCCGCGAGGCCGTGGCCGACCTGCCCATCCCCCGCGCGCCCGGCTCCGCCGAACCGCAGTACGACGAGGTCCCGGAGACGGTCACCGAGCCCGCCGACCGAGGAACCCGCACCACGCCGAACCGCCCCGCGGAACCCGCTCCACAAACGCCCACGCCGAGGAGCGACCGCCAATACGCGCACCTCAGCAACGAGGCCCTGCGCGACGCCGTCCGGAAGGCCGCCACCGCCACCCGGACGACCCGAGCAGCAGCCGAGAAGGCCGAGGCGAAAGCCGACCGAGCCGAACAGCAGGCCGCAGCAGGCACCGGCCCGAACGTCCTCGCGCTCCACCGCCGGGACCAGGACCTCACCCACCGGGCAGAGGCGATTCACGAGGTCCGGACCCTGACCAACACCATCACTCAGCACACCCAAGTGCAGCGCGGCACGGACGAGCGGCTGCACCAGCTTGAACAGCAACTGACCGCCACCAGCCGGTTCGGACGCCCCGCACTGCGCGGTGACGACCGTGCCCGTGCCGAAGCCGAGCGCGACACCCTCCACCAGCACCGTGCCGACGGCGTCCGTGAGCTGGAGGCCCTGCACGCGGGGCTCCGCGAGGTCTCGGCCATCGCGGGCCCCGTCGAAGAACACGACGACGTCCTGACCGAAACAGCGACGCTCAAACGCGACAAGACCGCTCTGCTCCGCCGCGCTCACGAACAGGACAACAAGGCCGCCAAGTCGCTTCGTACCGAAGCGACTAAGGCCCGGAGCACTGCTCGCGGTGCTGCTCACCGAGAAGCCGGCCTCCGGGCCGAGCACTCGCGGCGCGTACAGCCCGGTGCTCAGGCAAGCCCCGAAACAGAAGAGACCCCTAGGCCCTCAAGGGCACCGCAGGCCAAGTCCCCGTACGCCAACCGAAACGCGATGGACTTCGTACAGCCCAGCCCGCCGCCGGACAGCGCGCAGGACGCACCGCCCGCATAG
- a CDS encoding thiopeptide-type bacteriocin biosynthesis protein, producing MPYDADRIEDAVLAVLGGAAVEEAARAADTSPARLVEAIERYRAAGRAVLDAQPSGWHQVNIRFADYPTAERAFRAYLAPALHTGSVGTWWFVRKHPHWRLRYFPAPDTDPEKAVTHVTEALDSSVSWGVTVDWRPAPYEPETVAFGGAAGMTLAHELFHTDSVGVLDYFRAATQNLPGRPDAKTTSLLAMSLLMRAARLEYGEQGDVWGRIEERRPLAEDVTPEQVSAMVEPMRRLLLTDVHPLDSGPLAHVRGWAEGLARSGRALEEAAESGALSLGKRGILARHVLFHWNRMGFTLRQQSIWSRAAREAVLGR from the coding sequence GTGCCGTACGACGCCGACCGCATCGAGGACGCTGTCCTGGCCGTCCTCGGCGGCGCGGCCGTCGAAGAAGCCGCCCGTGCCGCCGACACCTCGCCTGCCCGCCTCGTCGAGGCGATCGAGAGATACCGGGCTGCCGGCCGGGCCGTACTCGACGCCCAGCCCTCCGGCTGGCACCAGGTCAACATTCGCTTCGCCGACTACCCCACCGCGGAACGCGCCTTCCGCGCCTACCTCGCGCCCGCCCTGCACACCGGGTCAGTCGGCACCTGGTGGTTCGTGCGCAAGCACCCACACTGGCGCCTGCGCTACTTCCCCGCCCCGGACACCGACCCCGAGAAAGCCGTCACCCACGTCACCGAAGCACTCGACAGTTCCGTCTCCTGGGGGGTGACCGTGGACTGGAGACCCGCACCATACGAACCAGAGACCGTCGCCTTCGGCGGGGCGGCCGGGATGACGCTCGCGCACGAGCTGTTCCACACCGACAGCGTCGGCGTGCTCGACTACTTCCGAGCCGCGACCCAGAACCTTCCCGGAAGGCCCGACGCCAAGACAACGTCTCTCCTGGCTATGTCCCTGTTGATGCGCGCCGCACGGCTGGAGTACGGCGAACAGGGTGACGTGTGGGGGCGGATCGAAGAACGCCGCCCACTTGCCGAAGACGTGACCCCAGAGCAGGTGAGCGCCATGGTCGAACCCATGCGCCGTCTCCTGTTGACCGATGTCCACCCGCTCGACTCCGGCCCCCTTGCCCATGTACGCGGCTGGGCCGAAGGACTGGCACGCAGCGGGCGAGCCCTGGAAGAAGCCGCAGAGAGCGGAGCGCTCAGCCTCGGTAAGCGCGGCATCCTCGCACGTCATGTCCTCTTCCACTGGAACCGAATGGGCTTCACTCTCCGCCAACAGTCCATCTGGTCCCGTGCAGCGCGGGAGGCCGTCCTTGGCAGATGA
- a CDS encoding lanthionine synthetase C family protein, which yields MTTAPPSPDATLSSRQSLAHGALGSALLHVERARRGTGDWIEVHRALSEIGPLIDGRDANLFLGAPAMTLVLHLAADGTDRYAGALHTLDGVVAAHARQRLTAAHARIDAGRRPTFAEYDLFRGLTGIGALLLRRDPHGAELKGILEYLVRLTEPITAAGETLPGWWVGHAPASDTTATPGGHANAGLAHGITGPLALLALALRAGVSVDGHQTTMLRICRWLDQIRQSDYHGTRWPRWISHRGPAPAQPTTPSWCYGTPGLARAQQLVGIVLEDGDRKRMAERALLHCLSDPGQLDKVADRGLCHGFGGLLRTAQRVAQDAEAPAIFGDRISLITGRVLTVDAPDETGFLTGKVGAALAFQDAESSTEPQGQWDTCLLLT from the coding sequence ATGACCACCGCCCCACCGTCCCCCGACGCCACCCTGTCCTCCCGGCAGTCGCTCGCCCACGGTGCCCTGGGCTCCGCTCTGCTGCATGTCGAGCGGGCCCGCCGCGGCACCGGAGACTGGATCGAGGTGCACCGTGCCCTCTCGGAGATCGGGCCGCTGATTGACGGCAGGGACGCCAACCTCTTTCTTGGCGCCCCCGCGATGACCCTCGTGCTCCACCTGGCCGCCGACGGCACCGATCGCTACGCGGGCGCTCTGCACACGCTCGACGGTGTCGTGGCCGCGCACGCCCGGCAGCGACTCACCGCCGCGCACGCACGCATCGACGCCGGGCGCCGCCCCACCTTCGCCGAATACGACCTGTTCCGTGGCCTGACCGGGATCGGCGCGCTGCTACTGCGCCGCGATCCCCACGGTGCGGAGCTGAAAGGCATCCTGGAGTACCTGGTGCGCCTGACCGAGCCCATCACCGCGGCGGGCGAGACACTGCCCGGCTGGTGGGTCGGCCACGCCCCGGCCAGTGACACGACAGCTACCCCTGGCGGACACGCGAACGCGGGGCTGGCGCACGGCATCACCGGCCCTCTCGCCCTTCTCGCTCTCGCCCTTCGCGCGGGCGTCAGCGTGGACGGCCACCAGACCACCATGCTCCGCATCTGCCGGTGGCTCGACCAGATACGGCAGAGCGACTACCACGGAACCCGCTGGCCACGCTGGATCAGCCATCGCGGACCCGCGCCCGCGCAACCGACCACCCCTTCGTGGTGTTACGGCACCCCGGGCCTGGCCCGTGCCCAACAGCTCGTCGGCATCGTTCTCGAAGACGGCGATCGCAAGCGGATGGCTGAACGTGCTCTTCTGCACTGCCTGAGCGACCCGGGCCAGCTCGACAAGGTTGCCGACCGTGGTCTGTGCCACGGGTTCGGCGGTCTCCTCCGTACCGCGCAGCGCGTCGCCCAAGACGCCGAAGCCCCCGCCATCTTCGGGGACCGGATCAGCCTCATTACCGGCAGGGTCCTGACCGTGGATGCCCCGGACGAGACGGGGTTCCTCACCGGGAAAGTCGGCGCCGCCCTCGCCTTCCAGGACGCCGAATCGAGCACTGAGCCCCAGGGGCAGTGGGACACCTGCCTCCTGCTGACGTGA
- a CDS encoding lantibiotic dehydratase, producing MIRTSLFPLASPIPVWPGESADVAQLRAWVEQVWADAPRAEAIGHASPLLASAVRDVVEGSAKPSRIRRTGRALARYLLRMRFRATPFGLFAGPNTAHTGQETHVHWGPLNRAFARADASWLHDITTALERDLAVLRYLTVLADPAHVVRGSRIFVMNQPGKEGPTDTSLRRTRPAEDALKLARSPIPAHVLVAKLGIEYPDASKAAIEEMVRNLVAHRVLLTELQSPMTCPDALGHLVARLDETGADVPRAARLRTVHGLLDNHDRALPEGQRDLREKATEVMTALTGVTECTLVVNVRPDCDITLPHSVVREAEKALRLMARITPYPHGSAAWKDYRTRFLERYSMGTVVPVLELTDPDTGLGFPVGYRGTVLPRPILATTPRDEHLLALAQDAALTDRREIVLTEEDIEALSLGEPTAVPAHVELCFSVFAQSTRALTEGRFTLSTVGLSLAAGTLAGRFLPMMEPADQARMAAEYATLPTLTEGAARTQISAPPLRHKTYNVGRAPLVVPEALAVGEHNPDATLDLNDLGVVADSGRLYLVSLSSGRCLEPSVMSAVELSTATHPLVRFLTEVHRSHAAILAPFAWGAAGRLPFLPEVRYGRTVLSAACWRLRARDLPDPERWAEDFTNWRVRYGVPRAVYVGSADQQLRLDLDLPSHLDLLRAELDRHFVLAVHEAPEESAYGWIGRAHEVTMSFAADQQPVPAPARRAVARRTAGRLPGATDWTYLKVYGSEARATEVLTSHLPRLLNELATSSEAWFIRYADPEAHLRVRLRLLSPDAFGAAAGTVAEWADELREEGLIQRVQWDTDQPETGRYGTGAVLAAAERYFAADTTAALAQIGLGLPADLRPGVTAASYVDIATGFLGSPGKGHTWLTQHLLRGDGATAPRPTQALVLRLTDSDDAGPALADFPRGDAVLDAWQHRREALVHYRQSLDTAGLDPSGVLPSLLHMHHNRVAGIDSDAEALCRRMARAAALAWTVRPQGVAR from the coding sequence ATGATTAGAACCTCTCTCTTCCCGCTCGCCTCCCCCATTCCCGTATGGCCGGGGGAGAGCGCCGACGTAGCGCAACTCCGCGCGTGGGTGGAGCAGGTCTGGGCGGACGCCCCCCGGGCCGAGGCGATCGGCCATGCCTCCCCGCTCCTCGCCTCCGCGGTCCGGGATGTGGTGGAGGGGTCCGCCAAGCCGTCCCGCATCCGCCGGACCGGTCGGGCCCTGGCCCGCTACCTACTGAGGATGCGATTCCGCGCGACGCCGTTCGGGCTGTTCGCCGGCCCGAACACCGCGCACACCGGACAGGAGACGCACGTCCACTGGGGCCCCTTAAACCGGGCCTTCGCGCGCGCTGATGCCTCATGGCTGCACGACATCACCACCGCTCTGGAACGCGACCTCGCCGTCCTGCGGTACCTGACGGTGCTCGCCGACCCCGCCCACGTCGTGCGGGGCTCCCGCATCTTCGTCATGAACCAGCCTGGCAAGGAAGGTCCCACCGACACCAGCCTCCGGCGTACCCGGCCCGCCGAGGACGCGCTGAAGCTGGCCCGTTCACCGATTCCGGCTCACGTCCTGGTGGCGAAGCTCGGTATCGAGTACCCCGACGCCTCGAAGGCCGCCATCGAGGAGATGGTGCGCAACCTCGTCGCGCACCGGGTCCTGCTGACCGAACTCCAGTCACCGATGACCTGCCCGGATGCTCTGGGCCACCTCGTCGCCCGGCTCGATGAGACCGGCGCCGACGTACCGAGGGCGGCTCGACTCCGCACCGTCCACGGCCTTCTGGACAATCACGACCGCGCTCTGCCCGAGGGGCAACGGGACCTGCGGGAGAAGGCCACCGAGGTGATGACCGCACTGACCGGGGTCACCGAGTGCACCCTCGTGGTTAACGTCCGCCCGGACTGCGACATCACCCTGCCTCACTCGGTCGTCCGTGAGGCGGAGAAGGCCCTGCGTCTGATGGCCAGGATCACGCCCTACCCGCACGGTTCCGCCGCCTGGAAGGACTACCGGACGCGGTTTCTGGAGCGCTACAGCATGGGCACCGTCGTCCCCGTCCTCGAACTCACCGATCCGGACACCGGCCTGGGATTCCCCGTCGGCTACCGCGGCACGGTACTGCCCCGGCCGATCCTCGCCACGACGCCCCGCGACGAACACCTCCTCGCCCTCGCACAGGACGCAGCCCTCACCGACAGGCGAGAGATCGTCCTCACCGAGGAGGACATCGAGGCCCTGTCCCTCGGAGAACCAACGGCGGTCCCCGCTCACGTCGAGCTGTGCTTCAGCGTGTTCGCGCAGTCCACCCGTGCGCTGACGGAAGGCCGCTTCACCCTCTCCACCGTCGGCCTGTCCCTCGCCGCTGGCACGCTCGCCGGCCGCTTCCTGCCGATGATGGAACCCGCTGACCAAGCCCGGATGGCGGCCGAGTACGCCACCCTGCCCACCCTGACCGAAGGCGCGGCGCGCACTCAAATCTCCGCGCCCCCGCTGCGGCACAAGACCTACAACGTCGGGCGAGCACCCCTCGTCGTTCCCGAGGCGCTGGCCGTCGGAGAGCACAACCCGGACGCCACCCTCGACCTGAACGACCTGGGCGTCGTCGCCGATTCCGGGCGCCTCTACCTCGTGTCCCTCTCCTCCGGTCGTTGCCTCGAACCGTCCGTGATGAGCGCCGTCGAACTAAGCACGGCGACTCATCCCCTGGTGAGGTTCCTAACCGAGGTGCACCGCTCCCATGCCGCCATCCTTGCCCCGTTCGCCTGGGGCGCCGCGGGCCGGCTGCCGTTCCTCCCGGAAGTCCGCTACGGCCGCACCGTCCTGTCGGCGGCGTGCTGGCGGCTGCGTGCCCGCGACCTCCCCGACCCCGAACGTTGGGCGGAGGACTTCACCAACTGGCGCGTCCGGTACGGCGTCCCGCGCGCCGTGTACGTCGGCTCCGCCGACCAGCAGCTTCGCCTTGACCTCGACCTGCCCAGTCACCTCGACCTGCTTCGAGCCGAGCTGGATCGTCATTTCGTCCTCGCCGTACACGAGGCGCCAGAAGAGAGCGCCTACGGCTGGATCGGGCGGGCCCACGAGGTGACCATGTCCTTCGCCGCCGATCAGCAACCCGTACCGGCCCCAGCCCGCCGGGCGGTGGCCCGGCGCACCGCTGGGCGCCTGCCGGGCGCCACGGACTGGACTTACCTGAAGGTCTACGGCAGCGAGGCCCGCGCCACCGAAGTCCTGACCAGCCATCTACCCCGTCTGCTGAACGAACTGGCGACGTCGTCGGAGGCGTGGTTCATCCGGTACGCGGACCCCGAGGCGCACCTGCGCGTCCGGCTGCGTCTGCTGTCCCCGGACGCGTTCGGCGCCGCAGCGGGCACGGTTGCTGAATGGGCGGACGAACTGCGCGAGGAGGGCCTGATCCAGCGCGTGCAGTGGGACACCGACCAGCCGGAGACCGGCCGCTACGGTACCGGCGCGGTGCTGGCCGCCGCGGAGCGGTACTTCGCCGCCGACACCACTGCGGCCCTGGCCCAGATAGGGCTCGGCCTTCCGGCTGACCTCCGCCCGGGGGTCACTGCCGCGTCGTACGTGGACATCGCCACCGGCTTCCTCGGCTCCCCCGGCAAAGGGCACACCTGGCTGACCCAGCACCTTCTACGCGGCGACGGCGCGACGGCCCCCCGCCCCACGCAGGCCCTCGTGCTCCGGCTCACCGACAGCGACGACGCAGGCCCGGCCCTGGCCGACTTCCCCAGGGGCGACGCCGTCCTAGACGCCTGGCAGCACCGGCGAGAAGCCCTCGTCCACTACCGCCAGTCGCTCGACACCGCCGGGCTCGATCCGTCCGGCGTCCTGCCATCCCTGCTGCACATGCACCACAACCGCGTCGCGGGTATCGACTCCGACGCCGAAGCCCTCTGCCGGCGCATGGCCCGTGCCGCAGCCCTGGCCTGGACCGTCCGCCCCCAAGGAGTCGCGCGATGA
- a CDS encoding FxLD family lanthipeptide, which produces MAQQISSKSGTALKAATDFRSDGGDFDLNIETVSSAPVLGALLNDTSDNCTSTCASACSNSTCIGG; this is translated from the coding sequence ATGGCACAGCAGATCAGCTCCAAGTCCGGCACCGCGCTGAAGGCGGCAACGGACTTCCGTTCCGACGGCGGGGACTTCGACCTGAACATCGAGACGGTCTCCTCGGCCCCCGTTCTCGGGGCACTGCTGAACGACACCAGCGACAACTGCACGTCCACCTGCGCGTCGGCCTGCTCGAACAGCACCTGCATCGGTGGCTGA
- the fxlM gene encoding methyltransferase, FxLD system — MTTNTDGQEAPTEQQLRDALAAKLIEIGAARSPRVVAAFRTVRRHLATPEADMASTYNAEVATITKTDEHGVDISSVSAPRVQAMQMEQGDIAPGMSVLEIGSSGPNAANLAEVVGAEGRVVTMDIDPEVTSRATAFLKETDYRNVTVLTADAEHGAPDHAPFDRIIVTVQAADIPPAWIAQLKDGGRLVVPLRMRGLTRTVAFVRDGDRLVSDGFELCGFVPMQGIGENRVRLVVLHDEEGAEVGLRVDGHPEPDTAALTKALAMSRNEQWSGVTLGGSESNEHLDMWLTTALDNLPLLAAKPGARSRGLVASASPLGIPTLVDGDSFAYRTVRATDQEDRYELGAIGHGPSGQQLAERLVEEIRTWDRDHRGDRAHIEVYPAGTPDDRLPADGRRIERRHSRVTITWP; from the coding sequence ATGACGACCAACACCGATGGCCAAGAGGCCCCGACGGAACAGCAGTTGCGCGACGCCTTGGCGGCAAAACTCATCGAAATCGGAGCGGCCCGCAGCCCCCGTGTCGTGGCTGCGTTCCGTACCGTCCGCCGGCACCTGGCCACGCCCGAGGCCGACATGGCCTCGACGTACAACGCCGAGGTCGCGACGATCACCAAGACCGACGAGCACGGGGTGGACATCAGCTCCGTCTCCGCGCCCCGCGTCCAAGCCATGCAGATGGAGCAGGGCGACATCGCGCCCGGGATGTCCGTGCTGGAGATCGGTTCCAGCGGCCCCAACGCCGCCAACCTCGCCGAAGTCGTCGGCGCAGAAGGTCGCGTGGTCACCATGGACATCGACCCGGAGGTGACCAGCCGCGCCACGGCCTTCCTGAAGGAGACCGACTACCGCAACGTCACCGTGCTCACCGCCGACGCGGAGCACGGCGCCCCCGACCACGCGCCGTTCGACCGGATCATCGTCACCGTCCAGGCCGCCGACATCCCGCCGGCCTGGATCGCCCAACTCAAGGACGGAGGACGCCTCGTCGTTCCGCTTCGGATGCGCGGCCTGACGCGCACAGTGGCCTTCGTCCGTGACGGCGACCGGCTCGTCAGCGACGGGTTCGAGCTGTGCGGCTTCGTGCCCATGCAGGGCATCGGAGAGAACCGGGTGCGCCTGGTGGTCCTGCACGACGAGGAGGGTGCGGAGGTTGGCCTGCGCGTGGATGGGCACCCCGAGCCGGACACCGCCGCCCTCACTAAGGCCCTGGCGATGTCGCGGAACGAGCAGTGGTCCGGTGTGACGCTCGGAGGCAGCGAGTCCAACGAACACCTCGACATGTGGCTGACCACCGCGCTGGACAACCTCCCGCTGCTGGCTGCGAAGCCCGGTGCGCGCTCGCGCGGGCTGGTGGCCTCAGCCTCGCCGCTCGGCATCCCCACGCTCGTGGACGGCGACAGCTTCGCCTACCGCACCGTACGGGCCACTGACCAGGAGGACCGTTACGAGCTGGGCGCCATCGGGCACGGCCCTAGCGGGCAGCAGCTCGCCGAGCGCCTGGTCGAGGAGATCCGCACCTGGGACCGCGACCACCGCGGTGATCGGGCGCACATCGAGGTCTATCCGGCGGGCACGCCGGACGACCGCCTTCCCGCTGACGGACGGCGCATCGAGCGACGGCACTCGCGGGTCACGATCACCTGGCCGTAG